One Plutella xylostella chromosome 31, ilPluXylo3.1, whole genome shotgun sequence genomic region harbors:
- the LOC105390176 gene encoding 3-oxoacyl-[acyl-carrier-protein] reductase FabG, with the protein MDFSDKVVIVTGGSSGIGAASAKLFASHGALVVLVGRNVQRLDQVASECEVKGQKPLKLALDLTAAGSCEQVVRKTIETFKKIDVLVNCAGQGIMTSLFDDDMQVFDELFALNVRVPYRLTQLCVPYLTKSKGNVVNVFGSHCRGTPGMLPFCMFKDAMERFTRAGALELVCVGIRMNAVRTGICRTNFLANFNVCEEAKDAAYEMICKDVTPNNVPIEPEEVARMVVFTASETCPSVNGASLCIDAAAC; encoded by the coding sequence ATGGATTTCAGTGATAAAGTGGTGATCGTCACAGGAGGCAGCAGTGGCATCGGAGCGGCGTCCGCTAAGCTCTTCGCTTCTCATGGCGCCCTGGTAGTTTTAGTCGGCAGAAACGTCCAAAGACTGGACCAAGTCGCGTCCGAATGCGAAGTGAAAGGCCAAAAACCTTTAAAACTCGCCTTGGACTTGACCGCAGCCGGCAGTTGCGAGCAAGTTGTAAGAAAAACCATAGAgacgtttaaaaaaatcgacGTGCTAGTCAACTGCGCTGGCCAGGGCATCATGACGTCACTGTTCGACGATGACATGCAAGTTTTCGACGAACTATTCGCTCTGAACGTTCGCGTCCCCTACCGACTCACCCAGCTTTGCGTTCCGTATCTCACAAAAAGCAAAGGCAATGTGGTAAACGTTTTCGGCTCCCACTGCCGAGGCACTCCCGGAATGCTTCCCTTCTGCATGTTCAAAGACGCCATGGAACGCTTCACCAGAGCTGGAGCTTTAGAACTCGTCTGTGTTGGCATACGCATGAATGCCGTCAGAACTGGGATCTGCCGGACAAACTTCTTGGCCAATTTCAACGTTTGCGAGGAGGCGAAAGACGCGGCTTACGAGATGATATGCAAGGATGTGACTCCGAATAACGTGCCTATAGAGCCGGAGGAAGTGGCTCGGATGGTGGTGTTCACAGCCAGTGAGACCTGCCCCAGTGTGAACGGTGCTAGTCTGTGTATAGACGCGGCCGCGTGTTGA
- the LOC105384418 gene encoding 3-oxoacyl-[acyl-carrier-protein] reductase FabG-like, producing MDFKDKVVIVTGGSSGIGAASARLFASHGALVAIIGRNVQRLDAVAKDCETKSGNLPLRIALDLTSKGACEEVVKATVEKYKRIDVLVNCAGKGNMASLFDDNIDGFDELIALNLKVPYRLTQLCVPYLIKTKGNIVNVYEAPVRSRPGMLQFSMVRDALDRFTKAGAAELVGEGVRMNGVRTCMVRSNFLQNYNIPDDQRDVVINNLAEQVMPFKRPIEAEEVARLIVFTASDMCASLNATSLCVDGAASSF from the coding sequence ATGGATTTCAAGGACAAAGTTGTGATCGTGACGGGAGGCAGCAGTGGGATAGGCGCAGCTAGCGCGAGACTATTCGCAAGTCATGGGGCCCTGGTAGCCATAATCGGAAGAAATGTACAAAGACTAGACGCTGTTGCCAAAGACTGTGAAACCAAATCTGGCAATCTTCCCCTTCGAATAGCATTAGACCTAACCAGCAAAGGGGCTTGCGAAGAAGTGGTGAAAGCAACAGTTGAAAAATACAAAAGGATAGATGTTCTAGTGAATTGTGCCGGCAAAGGCAACATGGCGTCACTATTCGACGACAACATCGACGGATTCGACGAACTTATAGCGTTGAACCTCAAAGTGCCGTACAGACTGACCCAGCTATGCGTCCCGTACTTGATAAAGACTAAAGGTAACATAGTGAATGTTTACGAAGCGCCAGTCAGGTCTCGACCAGGCATGCTGCAATTCAGTATGGTTAGAGACGCCCTGGACAGATTCACAAAAGCCGGAGCGGCGGAATTAGTAGGAGAAGGAGTAAGAATGAACGGAGTAAGAACGTGTATGGTTCGCTCGAATTTCCTCCAAAACTACAACATACCTGATGATCAGAGAGATGTGGTGATAAATAATCTGGCAGAGCAAGTGATGCCGTTCAAAAGGCCGATAGAGGCGGAGGAAGTGGCTCGGCTGATCGTGTTTACAGCTAGTGATATGTGTGCCAGTTTGAATGCTACTAGTTTGTGTGTCGATGGGGCTGCGTctagtttttaa